One window from the genome of Magnolia sinica isolate HGM2019 chromosome 4, MsV1, whole genome shotgun sequence encodes:
- the LOC131242267 gene encoding asparagine synthetase [glutamine-hydrolyzing] 2 — MCGILAVLGCRENSHSKRSRIIELSRRLRHRGPDWSGLHCYQDCYLAHQRLAIVDPTSGDQPLYNEDKTIAVTVNGEIYNHEELRGKLKSHQFRTGSDCEVIAHLYEEYGEEFVDMLDGMFSFVLLDTRDKSFIAARDAIGITPLYMGWGLDGSIWFASEMKALSDDCERFTTFLPGHIYSSKHGELRRWYNPPWYSEHIPSTPYNPLILREAFEKAVVKRLMTDVPFGVLLSGGLDSSLVAAVASRHLAETKVGRQWGSQLHTFCVGLEGSPDLKAAREVADYLGTFHHEFHFTVQEGIDAIEEVIYHIETYDVTTVRASTPMFLMSRKIKSLGVKMVLSGEGSDEIFGGYLYFHKAPNKEELHLETCRKIKALHLYDCLRANKSTSAWGLEARVPFLDKNFLNIAMDMDPEWKMVKRDLGRIEKWVLRNAFDDDQNPYLPKHILYRQKEQFSDGVGYSWIDGLKDHANQQVSDSMLMNASFIYPENTPMTKEAYYYRTIFERFFPKNAARSTVPGGPSVACSTAKALEWDAAWLKNPDPSGRAALGVHDAAYKESAVEHPQADSATSTIGLPQKLQVVTEATATAV, encoded by the exons ATGTGTGGAATTCTCGCTGTTCTCGGCTGCAGAGAAAACTCGCATTCCAAACGCTCCCGAATCATCGAACTCTCCCGAAG GTTGCGCCACAGGGGTCCTGATTGGAGTGGCTTACATTGTTATCAGGATTGTTACCTAGCTCATCAGCGATTAGCAATTGTCGATCCTACTTCTGGAGATCAGCCACTTTACAATGAAGACAAGACAATTGCTGTTACG GTTAACGGGGAGATCTACAACCACGAGGAGTTGCGAGGAAAGCTGAAGTCCCATCAGTTCCGAACTGGCAGTGACTGCGAAGTGATTGCTCATCTT TATGAAGAATATGGAGAGGAATTTGTGGACATGTTGGATGGCATGTTCTCCTTCGTTCTTCTTGACACCCGTGACAAAAGTTTCATTGCTGCACGGGACGCTATTGGTATTACTCCACTCTACATGGGCTGGGGCCTTGATG GATCAATTTGGTTTGCATCAGAAATGAAAGCTTTGAGCGATGATTGCGAGCGTTTCACAACCTTCCTTCCTGGGCATATATACTCCAGCAAACATG GAGAGCTCAGAAGGTGGTACAACCCGCCATGGTATTCAGAGCACATACCATCAACTCCTTACAATCCTTTAATCTTACGTGAAGCATTTGAAAAG GCTGTGGTTAAGAGACTTATGACGGATGTTCCCTTTGGTGTACTGTTATCCGGAGGGCTTGATTCATCACTCGTTGCTGCAGTTGCTTCACGCCACCTGGCAGAAACAAAAGTTGGCAGACAGTGGGGATCTCAGTTGCATACATTTTGCGTTGGTTTGGAG GGCTCTCCTGATCTAAAAGCTGCCAGAGAGGTTGCAGATTATCTTGGCACTTTTCACCATGAGTTTCACTTCACAGTGCAG GAGGGCATAGATGCTATTGAGGAAGTCATTTACCATATCGAAACATACGATGTGACAACTGTTAGAGCCAGCACGCCAATGTTTCTTATGTCTCGAAAAATTAAATCATTGGGAGTAAAAATGGTCCTTTCTGGAGAAGGCTCAGATGAAATATTTGGAGGTTACTTGTATTTTCACAAGGCACCCAACAAGGAGGAGTTACATTTGGAAACGTGTCGAAAG ATTAAGGCTCTTCATTTATATGATTGCCTGAGGGCAAACAAATCAACTTCAGCATGGGGTTTGGAGGCCCGCGTACCTTTTCTGGATAAAAATTTCCTCAACATTGCGATGGACATGGATCCGGAATGGAAAATG GTAAAACGAGATCTTGGTCGGATAGAAAAATGGGTCCTGCGGAATGCATTTGATGATGATCAGAATCCTTATCTGCCGAAG CACATCCTGTATAGGCAGAAGGAACAGTTCAGTGATGGAGTTGGGTACAGTTGGATTGACGGCTTGAAAGATCATGCAAATCAGCAG GTTTCAGATTCAATGTTGATGAATGCAAGCTTCATCTATCCCGAGAATACCCCTATGACGAAAGAGGCATACTATTACAGAACGATCTTTGAGAGGTTCTTCCCCAAG AATGCGGCAAGGTCCACAGTACCAGGAGGCCCAAGTGTAGCATGCAGTACTGCCAAAGCACTTGAATGGGATGCGGCATGGTTGAAAAACCCCGACCCATCTGGCCGGGCTGCACTTGGCGTTCATGATGCTGCTTACAAGGAATCCGCAGTGGAGCACCCACAGGCTGACAGTGCCACTTCAACCATTGGATTACCTCAGAAACTTCAAGTTGTCACGGAGGCAACCGCAACTGCTGTTTGA